One Thermosphaera aggregans DNA segment encodes these proteins:
- a CDS encoding ATP-binding protein, with product MKPIGVVVSGSSPVNVPIHVYKGCENQVMEEAFVIIKDDEKNTDYFGVIRSLRMNDPLLNQSQRSSIIDNPELAKQGREVVFETSYVRVLGVLQPNGQLTPPRQPPAPRSEVYLVESPRDVKLALETGLELGEHKFSRIRIPLKPEALKYHVGVVGATGTGKSKLVVALVNEVLEKTDWKVLVFDHSGQDYVNVPGFEGKVLDASEITLDLESIAEYLKKEISAKEAGEDALYVSLILYILSKGDLRKFSESQDRSITEFAKGVEGKVEVSISENKVGEALEKMPVLLETVDLEEEMKKVKWETSSLVKLFETVINIVAGKSTSKRKYVTFMSLQKEYIESLNKRRISSRDILERLEKDRLVVLDLSTVRQEERKYVVYSVLRRIWDRIDEAKKPVNTLVVVDEAHNYACYQGCYPSSSIIERTAREGRKWGLGLVLASQRMIDFSTDVRNNINTFFFSKLQTPGDLDNLKGVLDLGGVEYDDLAILATREFYFAGLGNPLKYPVLIEVKQV from the coding sequence TTGAAGCCTATCGGTGTAGTTGTAAGCGGTTCCTCACCCGTCAACGTCCCCATCCATGTGTACAAGGGCTGTGAAAACCAAGTCATGGAGGAAGCCTTCGTCATAATCAAGGATGACGAGAAGAACACGGATTACTTTGGAGTTATACGTAGCTTAAGGATGAACGACCCGTTGCTCAACCAGTCGCAGAGATCCAGCATCATAGACAACCCGGAGCTGGCTAAGCAGGGGAGGGAGGTGGTTTTTGAAACCTCGTACGTGAGAGTGCTAGGGGTTCTCCAGCCAAACGGCCAGCTAACCCCTCCGAGACAGCCTCCGGCGCCGAGGAGCGAGGTCTACCTTGTCGAGTCACCGAGGGATGTAAAACTCGCGCTTGAAACCGGCCTGGAGCTGGGGGAGCATAAGTTCAGCAGGATAAGAATACCGTTGAAGCCGGAGGCGCTTAAATACCATGTAGGAGTGGTAGGGGCGACAGGCACGGGCAAGTCTAAGCTGGTTGTAGCCCTGGTGAACGAGGTACTCGAGAAAACCGACTGGAAAGTATTAGTGTTCGACCACTCGGGGCAGGACTACGTTAACGTGCCGGGGTTCGAGGGTAAAGTGTTAGACGCGTCCGAGATCACGCTGGACCTGGAGTCCATAGCCGAGTATTTGAAAAAAGAAATATCGGCTAAGGAGGCGGGAGAGGATGCGCTATACGTCTCGCTCATCCTGTACATACTGAGCAAGGGTGATCTGCGTAAATTCTCGGAAAGCCAGGACCGGTCTATCACCGAGTTTGCTAAGGGCGTTGAGGGGAAGGTTGAAGTCAGCATTAGTGAAAACAAGGTGGGAGAGGCGTTGGAAAAGATGCCCGTGCTGCTTGAAACAGTTGATTTAGAGGAGGAGATGAAGAAGGTTAAGTGGGAAACTTCATCACTCGTAAAGCTGTTTGAGACCGTGATAAATATCGTGGCGGGAAAATCAACCAGTAAGAGGAAATACGTCACATTCATGTCGTTGCAGAAGGAATACATTGAATCCTTGAACAAAAGGAGAATCAGCAGTAGAGATATTCTCGAGAGGCTGGAGAAGGACAGGCTGGTTGTCTTAGACTTGAGCACCGTGAGGCAGGAGGAGCGGAAGTATGTGGTCTACTCTGTTCTACGCAGGATTTGGGACCGTATTGACGAGGCGAAGAAGCCTGTGAACACTCTAGTAGTTGTTGACGAAGCCCACAACTACGCCTGCTACCAGGGCTGCTACCCTTCAAGCAGCATTATCGAGAGGACTGCCAGGGAGGGGAGGAAGTGGGGTCTCGGGCTCGTGCTCGCCAGCCAGAGGATGATCGACTTCAGCACTGATGTAAGGAACAATATCAACACGTTCTTCTTCAGCAAGCTCCAGACGCCTGGAGACTTAGACAATTTGAAAGGTGTTTTAGACCTTGGAGGAGTAGAGTACGACGACCTTGCCATATTGGCGACCAGGGAGTTCTACTTCGCCGGGCTGGGCAACCCGTTGAAGTAT